The Oryzias latipes chromosome 8, ASM223467v1 genomic interval TTAAAGTATAGAATTTCATCAACATTTACAGATTTTGTTGAAACTCTTGACGACTATTGCttcaaatatgcatcaaaccactttggctACAAAATGACCTTAATGTtgcatctacttgaaagcaatTCTTTCAGTCATTAAgggttaaataaaatggattctTTAACTATATAATCATGTTTATATTTGATAGGTAAAGGGATGAGGGTGCACTAAAGTCATAATGAAAGGAAATCCCATGTTTATTTTGGCTTTCCTGCAttcttaattctgctgcagCCAGAGAATCATTTGAACACAGGGTGCCTTTTAGTTTAAAAGAAACTTGTATGAGCTGCTGTCAAAAATGAAAGCTGGAAAAACCTAACACTGTTCTAATTTAACTATTGTAAGTATTTAAAATCTTCTTTACATAAATGAATAACTAAACGGTCTTAATGGTCAGTTGGACTTTGCAGCTCTCACTGAGTTGGGGTttgtaagaaactggaccaaatgacTCTTTTTAGTGTTAACGGTTGCAGACCCTTAGTTTAGTTTatcttattgatttatttatttcaaacatattATAAAAGCAAGAACAAATACATCAACATCTTCACTGTTAAAGAGATAATCCATATCAGTTAAGGGGCGGAAAAAAGAGTCCAATTTgacagaaattaagaaaaataacatgtttGGTAAGGAGATGGGCACAGACTCTTTAATACTCATTCAACTTAGACACAAATAGTATATTGCAATCACAATATAAGTACCAGGAATTCATTACAACCATCATGGGGCTCAGATCCAACAAACAACCACATAACAATTATCTAGTGAGTTTTGGTGTAAAGATTGAAAATcctttctttgtatttatttggaaACCAACTAATGTTTGGAAATTGTTTTTCTATCAAATGTAGATCATTCCACAGTGATTTTACGCTGTTATTCTGAAATTCAAAGTcgtgaaatgtttatttatttttgagggagactgaatttgtttttgctgagtgttttttttttaattcagagttGTAACAATGACCttttttacaatttgtttttacatttcattttctccTTCTCTATCATTTTCCTTTATGTCTTTGTCTGTTTCTAGAGGTCCCTGCTACTCCTTCTGTTCCTGAGTGCTATAGACCCTATAACGGGGAAATCTGCTCATATATAAAGTGCATTTGGAATCCACAGGGAGACCCTGAGAATCCCTCTCCCTACCGCCTGCACTGGAAACCAGAAAATATCGAGTAATCCCTTAAAATGTTTGTCGTCCTTAACGGTCTGACAGCCTGAAGTGGCAAAATCTCCTCTCATTCTGTCTTGTCCCATCTTGTATTCTCCTCCAGGGATGGGGACATGACTGAGGAAAGCAGTTCGGAGGGGATTATTCATCGTCAACAATTTCCCAGCCATGGCAAACTTCGGGTCTGGGTTGAGGTTGTAAACAGTTCTGTCCGATCTGAGGAGGCTGTTTACCATGTGGAACATATCGGTGAGTTCACGTACATATTTTCCCCCTAGAAACAACACAAATACCCCAAATAAACTTTCTTTATTATCAATAATTGCTGACATTTCAGGTCTGCAATGGTTTTTGAGTATTTCCTGGATTTCCTTCTTGTCGCCCTCTTCTCTCTTTAGTCAAACTACCTCCtcctaaaataacaaaagtcaGTCAGGACCCATTAGAGATCACCTGGAGCAACAGCTGTACTCTGGAGGATTGGGATGTCAAACACTGTGATGTGAGATATCGAACAGAGGGAGACCGAGGCTGGCCCGCCTCCCAGTATGAGAACCAGACATCAGATCTCAGATACGCAGTGATGGATCCGCAGTTCTTCACTATCTACCAGTTTCAAGTTCGATGCATGTGCAGCCATAGCCTGATGAGTGATTGGAGTGAAATCTATAATGAAACAAGTGTAGAATCAAGTAAGTCTTTTTCTCAGAACATCATAGATGAGTTTGGACAAGACTTTGTAGATAGTAAACACTAGACTGGGGCTGCAGCAATGTAGTATCTTAGACAAAGACTCAATAAAACCTGTTAATTTGTGAACTTTTAGGTGTGAACAGATGTTTGGGGAGTTTCCTTCAGTCAGCACATAAACTATTCCAATATTTCTAAGCTAATTTATAATTTCTTTATCAgtaattttaatgaaaatataagATAATGATAAATAATTAGCACAACCTTTAAGCTTCTCATGTTtcttggttatttttttttttaaaacttaccTCTTATTTTTCAGCCCCAATAGGAGAAGTGGACATGTGGAGAGACTGTGTCAAATCCCACGCAAGCTCTGAATGTTTTCTGACTTGGAAGGTAAGTGACAGATAAATGCAGATAGTACAGACCTAAGGAATTCTCTcaacttcttcttttctctgcttccaGAATCTTTCTAATTCTCAGGCACGAGGTGTCATTTTAGGATACGTTGCCACACGGGTATACGCTAATGGCACAGAAAAGCAGACGAATGTGTCCACAAAGACATCCAGCCCCCTCTGGGTGCATGATGGGAGGATATGGCGGCTCACGTCCTCTCTGAAAGATGTGTCATCGGTTACCATATCAGCCTACAATGCTCTTGGAGCCACAGATCCTTCTCACCTGGTTCTGCAAGCACTGGGTATCGTTTGCATCAAATGCCACAAATACACACGAAGTGTGATGTTAGGGACCCTCTTTACAAGATATCCTTGTGAAATTTAGTCAGTGAGTGTTTGATATCGGATCCACAATTGTCTGGTTTAAGGACAGACACTCTCCCGCTAGGCCACTGACCTGGCAGAGCCTAATTAGTTCAAAGTGGGCATTCTTTTAATCCCACAAATCAAATGGACTTGCCAAATCTCTATAGTCCAGTTTTGTATAGGAGAAAATAACTGATATATATTTAACAGCAATAAATGAGTTCTtgcttgatttgatttttatctGCCAAaaccacatttacataaattcAAAGATCATATTTTACTTGTTTAAATGAACCACTCTCTAATTAGAATCTCTTTCTGCTGCttaattagacttttttttattccattgcTCTTCTGTGCTAAAAGGTGTTTATCTCTCGCTAAGGTGTGAAAGAAAAGGCTCAAAAGATACATGTTGAGGTGACGCAAGAGAACCTCACGGTGTCATGGGATCTGTCCTCTGAGTCCTTCGATGGTTTGATGCAATATGTGGTTGAGTACAGAATGTGTCCACCCGGCCCTGGGTTTGATTGGATAAAAGTGGATAAAAACCTGAGTTCAGCTGTTTTCAAAGGTCTGTGCAGTCCATATGTGGAACAATATGAGGAGTTTGAAGGACATCTCCGGAAAAGCGGTCTAAAATGACGCTTGTCTCCACCTACAGGTGAATTCAAAAAATACACAGCACACCATGTGTCTTTGTTCGCtgtgacaaacaaaaaagttcttCAACTTTCAACTAGCATTGGatattctgttcagggaggtcaGTATCATGTATagttatttacattttcaaaatactgGATTCTAATACTGTAAAGATTTATGCTTAGTATCTTTAATGAAATTCTGATTTGTTGCTCTCCTTCAGCCCCCTCTAAAGTACCATCATTTAAGGTTTCTTCTATTGCTGTAAGTGAAGTGACTCTGTTTTGGGAGCCTGTTCCTTGTTCCAAGCAGAATGGAGTGATCTTGTACTACCAAATaagaacagacacacaaaagggTAAGCAACAACTTTTTGTGCAGGAAATAACAGACTTATTGCAATGCATCTTGCAACATTCTGTACCAGTAACAAGGCCGGGCTGTTGGCTCACAATATATTTCTAAGGAGAGAAAAAATAGTTGATTGTACTTTTTCTGTAtatttctgaaaaagaaaaaagttacacatttttacataaataacaATTTGCCTAAAATGTTTCCCTTgccttttcttttgaaaacataCTAAAAACTGGATCAACTGTGATAAAAACCCATAATCATGTACTCCAAACATCCTGCTTCTTCCAGTCTACAATGTGAGTGTGAGCCCAGACCATGGAAACCAGACGTTCACGCTGTTGGGTCTTAATCCGGATCAGGAGTACACGGTGTGGATAGCAGCTGTGTCTGCTGGTGGCTCCGGCAAAAATGTCACCacaacattcaaaacaaaaaacaatgaaaactcTGGTGAGTCTTCATTCTGCCTCCAACCTTCAAGTACAGTAGATTGTGTGCTTTGTAAAGTAACCTGTTCTTAGATGAAAATGTGTGACTAAAAGATTGTGGAAAGCTCATCGTCTACTTGATCCAATGAGAAGGATTTCTATCCTTTTCACACTTAAAATAATTCATTACTCTTCCATGATTGTGTAAAAATATGGGATACCAAAAAAgactctttttcatttttttcagaaaagagactttataattaaaataacttttctgTTAACTGATTTCAATGTttctaatattaaaaaaaaagatattttgtacTACAAGAAATGTGTCGATAAAGAGTCTGTATAATATCCTCAAAAACTCTCCAGCTGTTGGTCCTAAGGACTTAGGATGGATTTGGGAGGGTGAACTTGGAGTGGAAATCCCAGAggatatgtggaaaaaaatatgacataACACTCAAAAGATTTCAGTCTAAAATCGAACCAGAGCTCTACAACTTAAGATCTGCCATAGAACTCATTTTTAACCAAACCGTATTTCTAAATTTGAGTCCTTTCCTACAGCATTGTGTAAGATCACTTCTGGTTAACTAACACATTGCTACTGTTCCTGCCCGGAAATACAAAAGTATTGGATATCGATAGCCTATGAACTgttgcaaatgttttaaaaaatattaaactatAGTCAGGTACATTCTTCCTTGGTCTCCATAATACACAAATAAGGAACACAACTCACAGAAAGTTATTTAATATCCTAACCTTTTGTGCTAGAAAACATATTCTGCTCAACTGGATCTCTAAGAAGCCCCCAACAATAGGAGGGTAGCTCAAAGTAATAATGATCCTTGTCCCCATAGACCGCATGTGTCATACACTCCACAACTGACAATTTCTTTCAGACATGAAAGCCTTTTCTGGACAATGTAACCGATGATGTGTTTGTTATTATTTACAGAGGTTTGCTCTAATATAGTCGACAGTTTTGATGTGATAATGACTTATTCATTGATTATTATATATGCTTATGGAAAAGTTTTACATTGtatctttgttttaaatattgtttgtcttttgtttgtgtatCTGTTAATATCTTTATTTACTGCTAttcttttgttctgtttgttatATAACAGTCTTATATTTTTTCATGTACTTGTCTTGTTTTGCATAAAagttaataaatatatatatatatatatatatattaaaaaagaaaaagattgtgGAAAGCTGATGGAACACTGTTCTCATCTTGAGTGTCTCATTCTTTTTCAGCAGATTTGGTTTGGGTCCGTATTTTCCTTGGTATTGTTGTGGTCCTGGTGGTCACTTCTGTTGCTTTATTCTGGTAAGATAATCATCTTAAATGTGGAAAACTtttcttcttaatttgtttttgttaataaatTAGCATCTCCCTTCCGTCTCCTGACCATTttgttcctgcagctgctttaaaaggAACACGGTGTGCCCACTTTTGCCTCTGTGTCTTTTTGAGAAGGAGCCCGATCCAAGCAACAGTAAAATCTTCAAACAGTTCCAGGTGAGTCCGAATGAACTGAAAAGGCCCATTCATGCTAGCAAGGAACACACTAAACTTAAAACAAGTAAACGGAACTGATTGTTGATCCAGTTTGATAACATTATTCTGATCTTTACAATCACACATACTGTTTATACAAATTCTGAAGTAACCTCTTGTTTGCTTTCTCTGTAGATAAATGAACCCCTCTCTTGGATTTGCAAGAGCATATATGACCCCAATCCAAAGATTTCTAAGTTGGAAATAGTGGAAAAATCTTCTGAAGCTCTGGACTCTAATGGAATAACCAGTCCAATGATGGAAAATGAGAGTACACAGTTTGATCAGAGGGATGATGTTACTCCAGAGGACTGCTGTAAGACAGACTCTAAA includes:
- the LOC101167043 gene encoding interleukin-12 receptor subunit beta-2 isoform X3, whose translation is MQLEVPATPSVPECYRPYNGEICSYIKCIWNPQGDPENPSPYRLHWKPENIEDGDMTEESSSEGIIHRQQFPSHGKLRVWVEVVNSSVRSEEAVYHVEHIVKLPPPKITKVSQDPLEITWSNSCTLEDWDVKHCDVRYRTEGDRGWPASQYENQTSDLRYAVMDPQFFTIYQFQVRCMCSHSLMSDWSEIYNETSVESTPIGEVDMWRDCVKSHASSECFLTWKNLSNSQARGVILGYVATRVYANGTEKQTNVSTKTSSPLWVHDGRIWRLTSSLKDVSSVTISAYNALGATDPSHLVLQALGVKEKAQKIHVEVTQENLTVSWDLSSESFDGLMQYVVEYRMCPPGPGFDWIKVDKNLSSAVFKGEFKKYTAHHVSLFAVTNKKVLQLSTSIGYSVQGAPSKVPSFKVSSIAVSEVTLFWEPVPCSKQNGVILYYQIRTDTQKVYNVSVSPDHGNQTFTLLGLNPDQEYTVWIAAVSAGGSGKNVTTTFKTKNNENSADLVWVRIFLGIVVVLVVTSVALFCCFKRNTVCPLLPLCLFEKEPDPSNSKIFKQFQINEPLSWICKSIYDPNPKISKLEIVEKSSEALDSNGITSPMMENESTQFDQRDDVTPEDCCKTDSKAREAYSKMVDSDEDKGDSSSSYEDEQISSGYETHFMPTAIEIRGD
- the LOC101167043 gene encoding interleukin-12 receptor subunit beta-2 isoform X2; translated protein: MAVSRTKCLFPVLLTLLLKRAAAAEVPATPSVPECYRPYNGEICSYIKCIWNPQGDPENPSPYRLHWKPENIEDGDMTEESSSEGIIHRQQFPSHGKLRVWVEVVNSSVRSEEAVYHVEHIVKLPPPKITKVSQDPLEITWSNSCTLEDWDVKHCDVRYRTEGDRGWPASQYENQTSDLRYAVMDPQFFTIYQFQVRCMCSHSLMSDWSEIYNETSVESTPIGEVDMWRDCVKSHASSECFLTWKNLSNSQARGVILGYVATRVYANGTEKQTNVSTKTSSPLWVHDGRIWRLTSSLKDVSSVTISAYNALGATDPSHLVLQALGVKEKAQKIHVEVTQENLTVSWDLSSESFDGLMQYVVEYRMCPPGPGFDWIKVDKNLSSAVFKGEFKKYTAHHVSLFAVTNKKVLQLSTSIGYSVQGAPSKVPSFKVSSIAVSEVTLFWEPVPCSKQNGVILYYQIRTDTQKVYNVSVSPDHGNQTFTLLGLNPDQEYTVWIAAVSAGGSGKNVTTTFKTKNNENSDLVWVRIFLGIVVVLVVTSVALFCCFKRNTVCPLLPLCLFEKEPDPSNSKIFKQFQINEPLSWICKSIYDPNPKISKLEIVEKSSEALDSNGITSPMMENESTQFDQRDDVTPEDCCKTDSKAREAYSKMVDSDEDKGDSSSSYEDEQISSGYETHFMPTAIEIRGD
- the LOC101167043 gene encoding interleukin-12 receptor subunit beta-2 isoform X1, producing the protein MAVSRTKCLFPVLLTLLLKRAAAAEVPATPSVPECYRPYNGEICSYIKCIWNPQGDPENPSPYRLHWKPENIEDGDMTEESSSEGIIHRQQFPSHGKLRVWVEVVNSSVRSEEAVYHVEHIVKLPPPKITKVSQDPLEITWSNSCTLEDWDVKHCDVRYRTEGDRGWPASQYENQTSDLRYAVMDPQFFTIYQFQVRCMCSHSLMSDWSEIYNETSVESTPIGEVDMWRDCVKSHASSECFLTWKNLSNSQARGVILGYVATRVYANGTEKQTNVSTKTSSPLWVHDGRIWRLTSSLKDVSSVTISAYNALGATDPSHLVLQALGVKEKAQKIHVEVTQENLTVSWDLSSESFDGLMQYVVEYRMCPPGPGFDWIKVDKNLSSAVFKGEFKKYTAHHVSLFAVTNKKVLQLSTSIGYSVQGAPSKVPSFKVSSIAVSEVTLFWEPVPCSKQNGVILYYQIRTDTQKVYNVSVSPDHGNQTFTLLGLNPDQEYTVWIAAVSAGGSGKNVTTTFKTKNNENSADLVWVRIFLGIVVVLVVTSVALFCCFKRNTVCPLLPLCLFEKEPDPSNSKIFKQFQINEPLSWICKSIYDPNPKISKLEIVEKSSEALDSNGITSPMMENESTQFDQRDDVTPEDCCKTDSKAREAYSKMVDSDEDKGDSSSSYEDEQISSGYETHFMPTAIEIRGD